A region from the Metopolophium dirhodum isolate CAU chromosome 9, ASM1992520v1, whole genome shotgun sequence genome encodes:
- the LOC132952891 gene encoding longitudinals lacking protein, isoforms F/I/K/T-like isoform X10, whose product MSVSQQFCLRWNNHQRTLISVFDSLLESGTLVDCTLAAEGRYLKAHKVVLSACSPYLGVLLSQHQEKHPILILKDIKFQELKSMLDYMYRGEVNISQEELGTFLKAAESLQIKGLTESAGIGVRDNSDFEDPVSKRFEHRKQPPSLSSVSSNSPTIWSQNETVRTYSRPREGSLSPTSKKRKLQRTNGSDDHHPDNGDDSMTESEPQGVEKSPTNNNNNIPSSVSKVIKAEPYRKSCSPDKEVLKPTENTIIKPKVESISGDRQECLTEMSYDDSVEDMALEEEEEEFDENELSQPGTSQGDTNHTVPQTNSWQLDTTNQDSTSTVNTPMDCKDDKYWSCKTCSKWYKHRDSLRRHIRDECGKMPRHQCNICQAYFYHRHNLKTHSMSKHHILI is encoded by the exons ATGTCCGTCAGCCAACAGTTTTGCCTGCGATGGAACAACCACCAGAGGACACTGATTTCGGTGTTCGACAGCCTCCTGGAGAGCGGCACCCTTGTGGATTGCACGCTGGCCGCAGAGGGACGATACCTGAAAGCTCACAAAGTCGTGTTGTCCGCCTGCAGTCCGTACTTAGGG gTTTTATTAAGTCAACATCAAGAGAAACATCCAATCTTAATTTTGAAAGATATCAAATTTCAAGAATTAAAGTCAATGTTGGATTATATGTATCGAGGTGAAGTCAATATTTCTCAAGAAGAACTTGGTACATTTTTGAAAGCTGCTGAATCTCTTCAAATCAAAGGTTTGACAGAAAGTGCTGGTATTGGGGTTCGCGATAATTCAGATTTTGAAGACCCAGTATCTAAACGTTTTGAACATAGAAAACAACCACCTTCTTTATCATCAGTTAGTTCTAACTCGCCTACCATTTGGAGCCAAAATGAAACTGTACGTACATATTCAAGACCAAGAGAAGGTAGTTTATCTCCAACCAGCAAGAAACGGAAATTACAACGAACAAATGGATCAGATGATCATCATCCCGATAATGGCGATGATAGTATGACTGAATCTGAACCTCAGGGAGTTGAAAAATCgccaactaataataataataacatcccTTCTTCAGTTAGTAAGGTAATTAAAGCAGAACCTTACCGTAAATCGTGTTCACCAGACAAAGAAGTGCTTAAACCAACTGAAAATACGATAATTAAACCAAAAGTGGAATCAATTTCTGGTGACCGGCAAGAATGTTTGACAGAAATGTCATATGACGATAGTGTAGAAGATATGGCTTTAGAAGAGGAGGAAGAAGAATTTGATGAAAATGAATTATCACAGCCTGGAACTTCGCAAGGGGACACCAATCACACcg TGCCTCAAACAAATTCATGGCAATTAGACACAACTAATCAAGATAGCACCAGTACTGTTAATACACCAATGGATTGTAAAg ACGATAAGTATTGGTCGTGCAAAACGTGCAGTAAATGGTACAAGCACAGAGATTCCCTGCGCCGGCATATCAGAGACGAGTGCGGAAAAATGCCCCGTCACCAGTGCAACATTTGCCAGGCGTACTTTTACCATAGGCACAACTTGAAGACCCATTCTATGAGCAAACATCACATTTTGATTTGA
- the LOC132952891 gene encoding longitudinals lacking protein-like isoform X6, producing MSVSQQFCLRWNNHQRTLISVFDSLLESGTLVDCTLAAEGRYLKAHKVVLSACSPYLGVLLSQHQEKHPILILKDIKFQELKSMLDYMYRGEVNISQEELGTFLKAAESLQIKGLTESAGIGVRDNSDFEDPVSKRFEHRKQPPSLSSVSSNSPTIWSQNETVRTYSRPREGSLSPTSKKRKLQRTNGSDDHHPDNGDDSMTESEPQGVEKSPTNNNNNIPSSVSKVIKAEPYRKSCSPDKEVLKPTENTIIKPKVESISGDRQECLTEMSYDDSVEDMALEEEEEEFDENELSQPGTSQGDTNHTVPQTNSWQLDTTNQDSTSTVNTPMDCKDFMFAITGTTLDNSTTVRYECPKCSRTYKWRSSLKSHLQNECGKEPRCLCPHCPYRCKVRSNLLKHVRNYHKPPTSVVQNSVFEDPKVVHQ from the exons ATGTCCGTCAGCCAACAGTTTTGCCTGCGATGGAACAACCACCAGAGGACACTGATTTCGGTGTTCGACAGCCTCCTGGAGAGCGGCACCCTTGTGGATTGCACGCTGGCCGCAGAGGGACGATACCTGAAAGCTCACAAAGTCGTGTTGTCCGCCTGCAGTCCGTACTTAGGG gTTTTATTAAGTCAACATCAAGAGAAACATCCAATCTTAATTTTGAAAGATATCAAATTTCAAGAATTAAAGTCAATGTTGGATTATATGTATCGAGGTGAAGTCAATATTTCTCAAGAAGAACTTGGTACATTTTTGAAAGCTGCTGAATCTCTTCAAATCAAAGGTTTGACAGAAAGTGCTGGTATTGGGGTTCGCGATAATTCAGATTTTGAAGACCCAGTATCTAAACGTTTTGAACATAGAAAACAACCACCTTCTTTATCATCAGTTAGTTCTAACTCGCCTACCATTTGGAGCCAAAATGAAACTGTACGTACATATTCAAGACCAAGAGAAGGTAGTTTATCTCCAACCAGCAAGAAACGGAAATTACAACGAACAAATGGATCAGATGATCATCATCCCGATAATGGCGATGATAGTATGACTGAATCTGAACCTCAGGGAGTTGAAAAATCgccaactaataataataataacatcccTTCTTCAGTTAGTAAGGTAATTAAAGCAGAACCTTACCGTAAATCGTGTTCACCAGACAAAGAAGTGCTTAAACCAACTGAAAATACGATAATTAAACCAAAAGTGGAATCAATTTCTGGTGACCGGCAAGAATGTTTGACAGAAATGTCATATGACGATAGTGTAGAAGATATGGCTTTAGAAGAGGAGGAAGAAGAATTTGATGAAAATGAATTATCACAGCCTGGAACTTCGCAAGGGGACACCAATCACACcg TGCCTCAAACAAATTCATGGCAATTAGACACAACTAATCAAGATAGCACCAGTACTGTTAATACACCAATGGATTGTAAAg ACTTCATGTTTGCCATCACCGGCACCACTCTCGATAACTCGACGACTGTGCGTTACGAGTGTCCGAAATGTAGCCGAACGTACAAATGGAGGAGCTCGCTTAAGAGTCACCTGCAAAACGAATGCGGCAAAGAACCCCGATGCTTGTGTCCTCATTGCCCGTACAGGTGCAAGGTTCGATCCAACCTGTTAAAGCACGTGCGCAATTATCACAAACCTCCGACGTCTGTAGTACAAAACTCGGTGTTCGAAGACCCGAAAGTCGTACACCAATAA
- the LOC132952891 gene encoding longitudinals lacking protein, isoforms F/I/K/T-like isoform X3 → MSVSQQFCLRWNNHQRTLISVFDSLLESGTLVDCTLAAEGRYLKAHKVVLSACSPYLGVLLSQHQEKHPILILKDIKFQELKSMLDYMYRGEVNISQEELGTFLKAAESLQIKGLTESAGIGVRDNSDFEDPVSKRFEHRKQPPSLSSVSSNSPTIWSQNETVRTYSRPREGSLSPTSKKRKLQRTNGSDDHHPDNGDDSMTESEPQGVEKSPTNNNNNIPSSVSKVIKAEPYRKSCSPDKEVLKPTENTIIKPKVESISGDRQECLTEMSYDDSVEDMALEEEEEEFDENELSQPGTSQGDTNHTAVPQTNSWQLDTTNQDSTSTVNTPMDCKDSDLLAEKFECKLCGKVYQWKQSLKRHIREDRCDKGPQHACPRCGMSFKHTSRLNKHVILCPHILFDESPSSSASTSSTSTVQRILKLPPPCPDALPITAVSTSTTATSSPSQTILVLHLKNQSLAQNWNSKIQKLGN, encoded by the exons ATGTCCGTCAGCCAACAGTTTTGCCTGCGATGGAACAACCACCAGAGGACACTGATTTCGGTGTTCGACAGCCTCCTGGAGAGCGGCACCCTTGTGGATTGCACGCTGGCCGCAGAGGGACGATACCTGAAAGCTCACAAAGTCGTGTTGTCCGCCTGCAGTCCGTACTTAGGG gTTTTATTAAGTCAACATCAAGAGAAACATCCAATCTTAATTTTGAAAGATATCAAATTTCAAGAATTAAAGTCAATGTTGGATTATATGTATCGAGGTGAAGTCAATATTTCTCAAGAAGAACTTGGTACATTTTTGAAAGCTGCTGAATCTCTTCAAATCAAAGGTTTGACAGAAAGTGCTGGTATTGGGGTTCGCGATAATTCAGATTTTGAAGACCCAGTATCTAAACGTTTTGAACATAGAAAACAACCACCTTCTTTATCATCAGTTAGTTCTAACTCGCCTACCATTTGGAGCCAAAATGAAACTGTACGTACATATTCAAGACCAAGAGAAGGTAGTTTATCTCCAACCAGCAAGAAACGGAAATTACAACGAACAAATGGATCAGATGATCATCATCCCGATAATGGCGATGATAGTATGACTGAATCTGAACCTCAGGGAGTTGAAAAATCgccaactaataataataataacatcccTTCTTCAGTTAGTAAGGTAATTAAAGCAGAACCTTACCGTAAATCGTGTTCACCAGACAAAGAAGTGCTTAAACCAACTGAAAATACGATAATTAAACCAAAAGTGGAATCAATTTCTGGTGACCGGCAAGAATGTTTGACAGAAATGTCATATGACGATAGTGTAGAAGATATGGCTTTAGAAGAGGAGGAAGAAGAATTTGATGAAAATGAATTATCACAGCCTGGAACTTCGCAAGGGGACACCAATCACACcg cagTGCCTCAAACAAATTCATGGCAATTAGACACAACTAATCAAGATAGCACCAGTACTGTTAATACACCAATGGATTGTAAAg ATTCAGACCTGTTGGCCGAGAAGTTCGAGTGTAAGCTCTGCGGCAAGGTGTACCAGTGGAAGCAGAGCTTAAAGAGACACATCCGGGAGGACCGCTGCGACAAGGGTCCGCAACACGCGTGTCCTCGCTGCGGCATGAGCTTCAAGCACACCAGCCGCCTGAACAAGCACGTCATCCTGTGTCCGCACATCCTGTTCGACGAAAGCCCTTCGTCCTCGGCGTCCACGTCGTCCACGTCCACCGTGCAGCGCATACTCAAACTGCCGCCGCCGTGCCCGGACGCGTTGCCAATCACCGCCGTGTCCACGTCCACCACCGCGACGTCGTCACCCTCTCAGACGATACTGGTGTTGCACCTAAAAAACCAGAGTTTGGCCCAAAACTGGAATTCTAAAATCCAGAAGCTGGGAAACTAG
- the LOC132952891 gene encoding longitudinals lacking protein, isoforms H/M/V-like isoform X12, whose translation MSVSQQFCLRWNNHQRTLISVFDSLLESGTLVDCTLAAEGRYLKAHKVVLSACSPYLGVLLSQHQEKHPILILKDIKFQELKSMLDYMYRGEVNISQEELGTFLKAAESLQIKGLTESAGIGVRDNSDFEDPVSKRFEHRKQPPSLSSVSSNSPTIWSQNETVRTYSRPREGSLSPTSKKRKLQRTNGSDDHHPDNGDDSMTESEPQGVEKSPTNNNNNIPSSVSKVIKAEPYRKSCSPDKEVLKPTENTIIKPKVESISGDRQECLTEMSYDDSVEDMALEEEEEEFDENELSQPGTSQGDTNHTVPQTNSWQLDTTNQDSTSTVNTPMDCKGRLQHIWISKCPYCRMVICTELENHLGSCSVFGTLKTYVAARRTRP comes from the exons ATGTCCGTCAGCCAACAGTTTTGCCTGCGATGGAACAACCACCAGAGGACACTGATTTCGGTGTTCGACAGCCTCCTGGAGAGCGGCACCCTTGTGGATTGCACGCTGGCCGCAGAGGGACGATACCTGAAAGCTCACAAAGTCGTGTTGTCCGCCTGCAGTCCGTACTTAGGG gTTTTATTAAGTCAACATCAAGAGAAACATCCAATCTTAATTTTGAAAGATATCAAATTTCAAGAATTAAAGTCAATGTTGGATTATATGTATCGAGGTGAAGTCAATATTTCTCAAGAAGAACTTGGTACATTTTTGAAAGCTGCTGAATCTCTTCAAATCAAAGGTTTGACAGAAAGTGCTGGTATTGGGGTTCGCGATAATTCAGATTTTGAAGACCCAGTATCTAAACGTTTTGAACATAGAAAACAACCACCTTCTTTATCATCAGTTAGTTCTAACTCGCCTACCATTTGGAGCCAAAATGAAACTGTACGTACATATTCAAGACCAAGAGAAGGTAGTTTATCTCCAACCAGCAAGAAACGGAAATTACAACGAACAAATGGATCAGATGATCATCATCCCGATAATGGCGATGATAGTATGACTGAATCTGAACCTCAGGGAGTTGAAAAATCgccaactaataataataataacatcccTTCTTCAGTTAGTAAGGTAATTAAAGCAGAACCTTACCGTAAATCGTGTTCACCAGACAAAGAAGTGCTTAAACCAACTGAAAATACGATAATTAAACCAAAAGTGGAATCAATTTCTGGTGACCGGCAAGAATGTTTGACAGAAATGTCATATGACGATAGTGTAGAAGATATGGCTTTAGAAGAGGAGGAAGAAGAATTTGATGAAAATGAATTATCACAGCCTGGAACTTCGCAAGGGGACACCAATCACACcg TGCCTCAAACAAATTCATGGCAATTAGACACAACTAATCAAGATAGCACCAGTACTGTTAATACACCAATGGATTGTAAAg GGCGTTTGCAACACATTTGGATTTCCAAATGTCCATACTGCCGGATGGTAATCTGTACGGAGTTAGAAAACCATTTGGGTTCGTGCAGCGTGTTCGGCACGCTTAAGACATACGTGGCGGCCAGGAGGACACGACCTTAA
- the LOC132952891 gene encoding longitudinals lacking protein, isoforms H/M/V-like isoform X11 has product MSVSQQFCLRWNNHQRTLISVFDSLLESGTLVDCTLAAEGRYLKAHKVVLSACSPYLGVLLSQHQEKHPILILKDIKFQELKSMLDYMYRGEVNISQEELGTFLKAAESLQIKGLTESAGIGVRDNSDFEDPVSKRFEHRKQPPSLSSVSSNSPTIWSQNETVRTYSRPREGSLSPTSKKRKLQRTNGSDDHHPDNGDDSMTESEPQGVEKSPTNNNNNIPSSVSKVIKAEPYRKSCSPDKEVLKPTENTIIKPKVESISGDRQECLTEMSYDDSVEDMALEEEEEEFDENELSQPGTSQGDTNHTAVPQTNSWQLDTTNQDSTSTVNTPMDCKGRLQHIWISKCPYCRMVICTELENHLGSCSVFGTLKTYVAARRTRP; this is encoded by the exons ATGTCCGTCAGCCAACAGTTTTGCCTGCGATGGAACAACCACCAGAGGACACTGATTTCGGTGTTCGACAGCCTCCTGGAGAGCGGCACCCTTGTGGATTGCACGCTGGCCGCAGAGGGACGATACCTGAAAGCTCACAAAGTCGTGTTGTCCGCCTGCAGTCCGTACTTAGGG gTTTTATTAAGTCAACATCAAGAGAAACATCCAATCTTAATTTTGAAAGATATCAAATTTCAAGAATTAAAGTCAATGTTGGATTATATGTATCGAGGTGAAGTCAATATTTCTCAAGAAGAACTTGGTACATTTTTGAAAGCTGCTGAATCTCTTCAAATCAAAGGTTTGACAGAAAGTGCTGGTATTGGGGTTCGCGATAATTCAGATTTTGAAGACCCAGTATCTAAACGTTTTGAACATAGAAAACAACCACCTTCTTTATCATCAGTTAGTTCTAACTCGCCTACCATTTGGAGCCAAAATGAAACTGTACGTACATATTCAAGACCAAGAGAAGGTAGTTTATCTCCAACCAGCAAGAAACGGAAATTACAACGAACAAATGGATCAGATGATCATCATCCCGATAATGGCGATGATAGTATGACTGAATCTGAACCTCAGGGAGTTGAAAAATCgccaactaataataataataacatcccTTCTTCAGTTAGTAAGGTAATTAAAGCAGAACCTTACCGTAAATCGTGTTCACCAGACAAAGAAGTGCTTAAACCAACTGAAAATACGATAATTAAACCAAAAGTGGAATCAATTTCTGGTGACCGGCAAGAATGTTTGACAGAAATGTCATATGACGATAGTGTAGAAGATATGGCTTTAGAAGAGGAGGAAGAAGAATTTGATGAAAATGAATTATCACAGCCTGGAACTTCGCAAGGGGACACCAATCACACcg cagTGCCTCAAACAAATTCATGGCAATTAGACACAACTAATCAAGATAGCACCAGTACTGTTAATACACCAATGGATTGTAAAg GGCGTTTGCAACACATTTGGATTTCCAAATGTCCATACTGCCGGATGGTAATCTGTACGGAGTTAGAAAACCATTTGGGTTCGTGCAGCGTGTTCGGCACGCTTAAGACATACGTGGCGGCCAGGAGGACACGACCTTAA
- the LOC132952891 gene encoding longitudinals lacking protein, isoforms N/O/W/X/Y-like isoform X5, with the protein MSVSQQFCLRWNNHQRTLISVFDSLLESGTLVDCTLAAEGRYLKAHKVVLSACSPYLGVLLSQHQEKHPILILKDIKFQELKSMLDYMYRGEVNISQEELGTFLKAAESLQIKGLTESAGIGVRDNSDFEDPVSKRFEHRKQPPSLSSVSSNSPTIWSQNETVRTYSRPREGSLSPTSKKRKLQRTNGSDDHHPDNGDDSMTESEPQGVEKSPTNNNNNIPSSVSKVIKAEPYRKSCSPDKEVLKPTENTIIKPKVESISGDRQECLTEMSYDDSVEDMALEEEEEEFDENELSQPGTSQGDTNHTAVPQTNSWQLDTTNQDSTSTVNTPMDCKDFMFAITGTTLDNSTTVRYECPKCSRTYKWRSSLKSHLQNECGKEPRCLCPHCPYRCKVRSNLLKHVRNYHKPPTSVVQNSVFEDPKVVHQ; encoded by the exons ATGTCCGTCAGCCAACAGTTTTGCCTGCGATGGAACAACCACCAGAGGACACTGATTTCGGTGTTCGACAGCCTCCTGGAGAGCGGCACCCTTGTGGATTGCACGCTGGCCGCAGAGGGACGATACCTGAAAGCTCACAAAGTCGTGTTGTCCGCCTGCAGTCCGTACTTAGGG gTTTTATTAAGTCAACATCAAGAGAAACATCCAATCTTAATTTTGAAAGATATCAAATTTCAAGAATTAAAGTCAATGTTGGATTATATGTATCGAGGTGAAGTCAATATTTCTCAAGAAGAACTTGGTACATTTTTGAAAGCTGCTGAATCTCTTCAAATCAAAGGTTTGACAGAAAGTGCTGGTATTGGGGTTCGCGATAATTCAGATTTTGAAGACCCAGTATCTAAACGTTTTGAACATAGAAAACAACCACCTTCTTTATCATCAGTTAGTTCTAACTCGCCTACCATTTGGAGCCAAAATGAAACTGTACGTACATATTCAAGACCAAGAGAAGGTAGTTTATCTCCAACCAGCAAGAAACGGAAATTACAACGAACAAATGGATCAGATGATCATCATCCCGATAATGGCGATGATAGTATGACTGAATCTGAACCTCAGGGAGTTGAAAAATCgccaactaataataataataacatcccTTCTTCAGTTAGTAAGGTAATTAAAGCAGAACCTTACCGTAAATCGTGTTCACCAGACAAAGAAGTGCTTAAACCAACTGAAAATACGATAATTAAACCAAAAGTGGAATCAATTTCTGGTGACCGGCAAGAATGTTTGACAGAAATGTCATATGACGATAGTGTAGAAGATATGGCTTTAGAAGAGGAGGAAGAAGAATTTGATGAAAATGAATTATCACAGCCTGGAACTTCGCAAGGGGACACCAATCACACcg cagTGCCTCAAACAAATTCATGGCAATTAGACACAACTAATCAAGATAGCACCAGTACTGTTAATACACCAATGGATTGTAAAg ACTTCATGTTTGCCATCACCGGCACCACTCTCGATAACTCGACGACTGTGCGTTACGAGTGTCCGAAATGTAGCCGAACGTACAAATGGAGGAGCTCGCTTAAGAGTCACCTGCAAAACGAATGCGGCAAAGAACCCCGATGCTTGTGTCCTCATTGCCCGTACAGGTGCAAGGTTCGATCCAACCTGTTAAAGCACGTGCGCAATTATCACAAACCTCCGACGTCTGTAGTACAAAACTCGGTGTTCGAAGACCCGAAAGTCGTACACCAATAA
- the LOC132952891 gene encoding longitudinals lacking protein, isoforms F/I/K/T-like isoform X9 — protein MSVSQQFCLRWNNHQRTLISVFDSLLESGTLVDCTLAAEGRYLKAHKVVLSACSPYLGVLLSQHQEKHPILILKDIKFQELKSMLDYMYRGEVNISQEELGTFLKAAESLQIKGLTESAGIGVRDNSDFEDPVSKRFEHRKQPPSLSSVSSNSPTIWSQNETVRTYSRPREGSLSPTSKKRKLQRTNGSDDHHPDNGDDSMTESEPQGVEKSPTNNNNNIPSSVSKVIKAEPYRKSCSPDKEVLKPTENTIIKPKVESISGDRQECLTEMSYDDSVEDMALEEEEEEFDENELSQPGTSQGDTNHTAVPQTNSWQLDTTNQDSTSTVNTPMDCKDDKYWSCKTCSKWYKHRDSLRRHIRDECGKMPRHQCNICQAYFYHRHNLKTHSMSKHHILI, from the exons ATGTCCGTCAGCCAACAGTTTTGCCTGCGATGGAACAACCACCAGAGGACACTGATTTCGGTGTTCGACAGCCTCCTGGAGAGCGGCACCCTTGTGGATTGCACGCTGGCCGCAGAGGGACGATACCTGAAAGCTCACAAAGTCGTGTTGTCCGCCTGCAGTCCGTACTTAGGG gTTTTATTAAGTCAACATCAAGAGAAACATCCAATCTTAATTTTGAAAGATATCAAATTTCAAGAATTAAAGTCAATGTTGGATTATATGTATCGAGGTGAAGTCAATATTTCTCAAGAAGAACTTGGTACATTTTTGAAAGCTGCTGAATCTCTTCAAATCAAAGGTTTGACAGAAAGTGCTGGTATTGGGGTTCGCGATAATTCAGATTTTGAAGACCCAGTATCTAAACGTTTTGAACATAGAAAACAACCACCTTCTTTATCATCAGTTAGTTCTAACTCGCCTACCATTTGGAGCCAAAATGAAACTGTACGTACATATTCAAGACCAAGAGAAGGTAGTTTATCTCCAACCAGCAAGAAACGGAAATTACAACGAACAAATGGATCAGATGATCATCATCCCGATAATGGCGATGATAGTATGACTGAATCTGAACCTCAGGGAGTTGAAAAATCgccaactaataataataataacatcccTTCTTCAGTTAGTAAGGTAATTAAAGCAGAACCTTACCGTAAATCGTGTTCACCAGACAAAGAAGTGCTTAAACCAACTGAAAATACGATAATTAAACCAAAAGTGGAATCAATTTCTGGTGACCGGCAAGAATGTTTGACAGAAATGTCATATGACGATAGTGTAGAAGATATGGCTTTAGAAGAGGAGGAAGAAGAATTTGATGAAAATGAATTATCACAGCCTGGAACTTCGCAAGGGGACACCAATCACACcg cagTGCCTCAAACAAATTCATGGCAATTAGACACAACTAATCAAGATAGCACCAGTACTGTTAATACACCAATGGATTGTAAAg ACGATAAGTATTGGTCGTGCAAAACGTGCAGTAAATGGTACAAGCACAGAGATTCCCTGCGCCGGCATATCAGAGACGAGTGCGGAAAAATGCCCCGTCACCAGTGCAACATTTGCCAGGCGTACTTTTACCATAGGCACAACTTGAAGACCCATTCTATGAGCAAACATCACATTTTGATTTGA
- the LOC132952891 gene encoding longitudinals lacking protein, isoforms F/I/K/T-like isoform X4 translates to MSVSQQFCLRWNNHQRTLISVFDSLLESGTLVDCTLAAEGRYLKAHKVVLSACSPYLGVLLSQHQEKHPILILKDIKFQELKSMLDYMYRGEVNISQEELGTFLKAAESLQIKGLTESAGIGVRDNSDFEDPVSKRFEHRKQPPSLSSVSSNSPTIWSQNETVRTYSRPREGSLSPTSKKRKLQRTNGSDDHHPDNGDDSMTESEPQGVEKSPTNNNNNIPSSVSKVIKAEPYRKSCSPDKEVLKPTENTIIKPKVESISGDRQECLTEMSYDDSVEDMALEEEEEEFDENELSQPGTSQGDTNHTVPQTNSWQLDTTNQDSTSTVNTPMDCKDSDLLAEKFECKLCGKVYQWKQSLKRHIREDRCDKGPQHACPRCGMSFKHTSRLNKHVILCPHILFDESPSSSASTSSTSTVQRILKLPPPCPDALPITAVSTSTTATSSPSQTILVLHLKNQSLAQNWNSKIQKLGN, encoded by the exons ATGTCCGTCAGCCAACAGTTTTGCCTGCGATGGAACAACCACCAGAGGACACTGATTTCGGTGTTCGACAGCCTCCTGGAGAGCGGCACCCTTGTGGATTGCACGCTGGCCGCAGAGGGACGATACCTGAAAGCTCACAAAGTCGTGTTGTCCGCCTGCAGTCCGTACTTAGGG gTTTTATTAAGTCAACATCAAGAGAAACATCCAATCTTAATTTTGAAAGATATCAAATTTCAAGAATTAAAGTCAATGTTGGATTATATGTATCGAGGTGAAGTCAATATTTCTCAAGAAGAACTTGGTACATTTTTGAAAGCTGCTGAATCTCTTCAAATCAAAGGTTTGACAGAAAGTGCTGGTATTGGGGTTCGCGATAATTCAGATTTTGAAGACCCAGTATCTAAACGTTTTGAACATAGAAAACAACCACCTTCTTTATCATCAGTTAGTTCTAACTCGCCTACCATTTGGAGCCAAAATGAAACTGTACGTACATATTCAAGACCAAGAGAAGGTAGTTTATCTCCAACCAGCAAGAAACGGAAATTACAACGAACAAATGGATCAGATGATCATCATCCCGATAATGGCGATGATAGTATGACTGAATCTGAACCTCAGGGAGTTGAAAAATCgccaactaataataataataacatcccTTCTTCAGTTAGTAAGGTAATTAAAGCAGAACCTTACCGTAAATCGTGTTCACCAGACAAAGAAGTGCTTAAACCAACTGAAAATACGATAATTAAACCAAAAGTGGAATCAATTTCTGGTGACCGGCAAGAATGTTTGACAGAAATGTCATATGACGATAGTGTAGAAGATATGGCTTTAGAAGAGGAGGAAGAAGAATTTGATGAAAATGAATTATCACAGCCTGGAACTTCGCAAGGGGACACCAATCACACcg TGCCTCAAACAAATTCATGGCAATTAGACACAACTAATCAAGATAGCACCAGTACTGTTAATACACCAATGGATTGTAAAg ATTCAGACCTGTTGGCCGAGAAGTTCGAGTGTAAGCTCTGCGGCAAGGTGTACCAGTGGAAGCAGAGCTTAAAGAGACACATCCGGGAGGACCGCTGCGACAAGGGTCCGCAACACGCGTGTCCTCGCTGCGGCATGAGCTTCAAGCACACCAGCCGCCTGAACAAGCACGTCATCCTGTGTCCGCACATCCTGTTCGACGAAAGCCCTTCGTCCTCGGCGTCCACGTCGTCCACGTCCACCGTGCAGCGCATACTCAAACTGCCGCCGCCGTGCCCGGACGCGTTGCCAATCACCGCCGTGTCCACGTCCACCACCGCGACGTCGTCACCCTCTCAGACGATACTGGTGTTGCACCTAAAAAACCAGAGTTTGGCCCAAAACTGGAATTCTAAAATCCAGAAGCTGGGAAACTAG